In Zea mays cultivar B73 chromosome 7, Zm-B73-REFERENCE-NAM-5.0, whole genome shotgun sequence, the following proteins share a genomic window:
- the LOC100276126 gene encoding Bet1-like protein At4g14600-like, producing the protein MAHPMYGSGPLRSRNAASSDEIQLRIDPVHGDLDEEIDGLHSRVRMLKGVAQEINSEAKFQNDFLHELQMTLAKAQAGVKNNMRRLNKSIIQQGSNHVLYVVLFALFCFFIVYLLSKFSRR; encoded by the exons ATGGCGCACCCGATGTACGGCTCCGGACCGCTCCGATCCAG GAACGCGGCGAGCTCGGACGAAATCCAGCTGCGGATCGACCCGGTGCACGGGGACCTCGACGAGGAGATCGACGGGCTGCACTCCAGGGTCCGCATGCTCAAAGGG GTGGCCCAGGAGATAAATTCTGAAGCCAAGTTCCAGAATGATTTTCTTCATGAACTG CAAATGACCCTTGCAAAAGCTCAGGCTGGAGTGAAGAACAACATGCGGAGATTGAACAAGAGCATCATCCAGCAGGGCTCAAACCATGTTCTCTATGTTGTCctctttgcactgttttgcttctTTATTGTCTACCTCTTGTCAAAGTTCTCTAGAAGATAG